One Papio anubis isolate 15944 chromosome 18, Panubis1.0, whole genome shotgun sequence genomic window, CGGTGAGAAGCCCTACAAGTGCACGCTGTGTGACAAGAGCTTCAGTCAGTCGTCGCACCTGGTGCACCACAAGCGCACGCACAGCTCTGAGCGGCCCTACAAGTGCGCAGTCTGCGAGAAGACCTTCAAACACCGCTCTCACCTGGTGCGCCACATGTATGCGCACTCGGGCGAGCACCACCTGTTCCGCTGCAACGTGTGCGAGTTGCATTTCAAGGAGTCGTCGGAGCTGCTGCAGCACCCGTGCACGCCAAGCGGGGAGCGGCCCTTCCGCTGCGGTGAGTGCCAGAAGGCCTTCAAGCGGCCTTCGGACCTGCGGCAGCATGAGCGCACACACAGCGCTGAGCGGCCCTTCAAGTGCGACCTGTGCCCCATGGGCTTCAAGCAGCAGTACGCACTGATGCGGCATCGGCGCACGCACAAGACCGAGGAGCCCTTCAAATGCGGCCTGTGTGAGAAGGGCTTTGGGCAGCCCAGCCACCTGCTCTACCACCAGCACGTGCACACCCTCGAGACTCTCTTCAAGTGCCCCGTGTGCCAGAAGGGCTTTGACCAGTCTGCCGAGCTGCTGCGGCACAAGTGCCTGCCCGGCGCGGCCGAGCGGCCCTTCAAGTGCCCTGTGTGCAACAAGGCCTACAAGCGGGCGTCGGCCCTGCAGAAGCACCAGCTGGCCCACTGTGCGGCGGCGGAGAAGCCCCTGCGCTGCACGCTGTGCGAACGCcgcttcttctcctcttctgagTTCGTGCAGCACCGCTGCGACCCGGCCCGTGAGAAGCCACTCAAGTGCCCAGACTGCGAGAAACGCTTCAAGTACGCGTCAGACCTGCAGCGGCACCGGCGGGTACACACGGGCGAGAAGCCCTACAAGTGCCCCAACTGTGACAAGGCCTTCAAGCAGCGGGAGCATCTCAACAAGCACCAGGGCGTGCACGCCCGCGAGCAGCAGTTCAAGTGCGTATGGTGCGGGGAGCGCTTCCTAGACGTGGCCTTGTTGCAGGAGCACAGCGCGCAGCATagtgccgccgccgccgcagcagAGGGCGCCTACCAGGTAGCCGCCTGCCTGCCCTGAGTCTGCGGCTGTGGCCCCTACCAGCCTGACCTGAGTCGGCGCCGTGGGCCCCGCAGGCCTCACGCAGCCTAGCTCCTCACAGCTGCCTTGCACCGAAGGTCCCACCCAGCTCGGTGTTCTGAGACCTCGGGAGTGAGGACACAGGGGTACGAGGCAGGGAGAGGGTGTGGTGCTCGTACTCCTGGCACCAGCAGGCAGTGCGGGCAGCCAGATTGCTGTGGCCCATCCTGATTCCACAAGCCTCTTTCCCATCACAAGATTCGCTTTCTTGAGAGCCATCAGCCCCCCTTATTTCCGGGGCACTGGAACCAGGCTGGAAATCAAGCGGCCTCTCCTGCCCTAAGGAGGGTGTGATGCCAGCCCAGCCTTCCCGTATCTTTCAACCTAATTAGCAGCCACATAGGTTATGAAAGCGGAGGTTCATGGTGGGGCTGGGATCCCAGAGGTGGGCTAGGTGTGAGGCATCAGTTGCTGTGTTGAGGAGAAGACCAGCTTTAAGACGTAGTCCTGGGGACTGGGAGGGCAGAGGGTGAGTCACAGCCCTCTCTGTCTGCTCTAGCCAGGGGTCATGTGTCCCCAGGTTTCTGGCAGGGGAGATGTGCAGGGTGGGTCTTGGGGCTGGGTCTGCCTGGAGACCAGTGAGCTCAGGGGGAAGGGGGGAAGCTGAGAAGTTCCTGTGACACCGTCAGCCAAGGGACAGTGCCATCCCTGGGGACAGGAGGAAAAGCAGCCTGTCTGTGCTAAGGGCAAATCCTCTGGTTTTGGAAGCGCTTCTCCCACCTTTGTAGTGCGGTTCCTAGGTGTGGTGGGGAATGTGGTGTGCTCTCAGCAGACAGAACTGCTGGTGTGAAAGGCAGGGATCGTTAgcccacctgaggctgggaggaaGTAGGACCAGGCCTAGGATCTCCCCAGCAGATGCGAACAAGTATCCTCCCCTGAATTGTGTGAACCAAAGCGTCAGGGGCTTGGGGCACAGCCCCAGTCAGCTCACCCCAGTCCTGCTTCAGAGCCAAGACCAGGCCAGGGTGGGGACCCCCCAGTACCCTCCCTACATCAGTGTGGCTGCTGGCCTGGACCCCAGGGGTCTGGTGCTGCCAAGATGTTCTGGACAACATCCAGCTACTTCAAAGGCCAGAGTGTCCTTTGGGTCCTCCTAGAGTCCCCCTGGGTCTCTGGCTGCCCATGAGGCTCATGGAGCAGAGGGTGTCCTGGTCATAGGGAGCAGAAGGAGCAAGTGGGTTACGGAAGCCTGTGGGGGACCTGGCGGATGGAGTTGACCAACATCGCTGGGTGGCCACGGCCCTCCTTAGGAAGCCCAGAAGGacctttattattaaataatcatttttaaccCTGCTCTATCCCCTGCCCTCTTccagccccacccctccctgGTCTTGAAAGAAGACTAATCAGTGGACACACCAAGGGCCCCGAGGGGCAGGGAGATGCCACCGTGCTTCTCTGTCACCGTAAGGCTGACCAGCCAAGTCCACCTCCTCTGTCTGACTGAGTTCCTTCCTGTGGCCACAGGGAGGGGCTGGTCCTTCCCCTCGGTGCTGGCTCTCTGTCACAATGCCTCAAAAGACACAGAACCCAGGCCTACAACCGTCCCAACTGctaattcttttcctttcattttgctttctgaaaGCAGTTTGTTATACTATTCATAACACTGTAGAGTTTAATTTCATGTCATTTTGGATTATATAAAAATGTGaggatttggatttttaaaaagaatgactcCATTTTAGATAGCCACTTTTGATGTTAATATATAGTGAGTCCAATGTATGCTTTAGAAGTAAAGACATTGACCGTCAGAGACCAGTGCACTGCTTGTTCTGCTCCTTCTTCCACAGGGGAACAATGGACATGGAGAGGCAGAGAGGGGCACAGGTCCGAGTGGTGGCTTGGGGACTGGGGCACAgggctgggtttgaatcctgagcTTTGAATGttctggctgtgtggccttgggaacCTCTTTTGGACTCagttgcttcatctgtaaaatggggaggtTCACCTTGCCTTGCttggttgttttgagaattaaatagaGCCCCATAGAGAGTCCCTGGTGGGGACGCTTGAAGATGCTGACAGTACCAACTCCAGGACACCTGGGGCTTTCAGGAATGATACTGAGGCCTCCTGACTTCTTTTGGGTTTAATCACAGCCCCTGAAGTGGGAGCTGACCTGTGAGAGAGCAGCAGCTCATGGAAGGCTGGAAGCCAGGCACTGGGCCTGGTGGGCATGACAGCTTGCTCAGCCCTGATGGAAAACAAAGGGCCtgcctgcagcagcagcagacgcagccagccctgccctgccccagaggAGAGGGAGGACCTGCTGTCACCCCACGACCACCCACCCTGTCTCACAGTGACCCTTCTACATGGCCAGCCCAGCTGCCTCCCACCTAAGCCCCTCCAGCACACCTTTCCTCCTGCACCCCTTCCCTGCCCCAGTGGCCCAGCTGCAACTCAGGCTCTGTCTGTTGCTCAAAGGTGGGgatggggctggggagagagagggaaaaacagCCTCCCAAGCCTGGGCACCTGAGAGCCAGTGGAAAGTGGTCAGTAGGGGCCCCTTGCCCTGAGTTAAAAGGACAAGGAGCTGCCTACACTGCAGGTGGCCCAAAAGCTGGGTATAGAAGGTGCGAAAGGCCAGGGGACCCAGATGTGACCCAGACCCCAtgttcctcttcttccctccggGTGGTCATGGGGAGGACCCTGCCCTTGAGAAACCATGTGGTTCCTTCCCACAGACTTCTACCTCCCAGGAAGAGGATGCCCAGGGCCTTGGTTCCGTGCCAGGCTCAAGTCCCAGCTTGCTTTCTTGCCATGTGACCTAGGCAAAACCCACCTATCCTGAGAGGCCCCTGGAAAGTGCTAGCGTGTGTGTGAGACTTTATAATTACCGCCACAGGTTGTCCCTCCTGAGTGGGTGACAACATGCATGGGTCAGGGCAGGAGGGGCTCTGGCTGGACATGGCTGAGCTCACATGGAGCCTGCAGTGGCTTCTTCTTCCTTTGTCCCCACCCCTACCTGCCTCACAAAGCAGTGGGGTTCCTATACCTCTACCAGGTCCTCAGCCTCtaggctccagcctgggcctaaACCAGGGCAGCCAATGGGGCCCTGGTCTGGGATCCCAGATGTTTGGGTTCAAGGCCAGGCCCTTTGGTAACACATGGCCTGAGGCCTCTGTCTGTCCCTCTCTCAGGCCTCAGTTCCC contains:
- the ZNF319 gene encoding zinc finger protein 319 — its product is MSESWQQPPQTQPQQPQPPQPQHHAEPPPALAEHTLPPGTAENPLGCAVYGILLQPDPGLQPPQHAPLQAAGEPGPKCGVCGHDLAHLSSPHEHQCLAGHDRSFQCTQCLKIFHQATDLLEHQCVQTEQKPFVCGVCKMGFSLLTSLAQHHSSHSGLVKCSICEKTYKPAEAVEPATTAAPSLPAAPPPSTVTPAEQADKPYSCPICQKPFKHLSELSRHERIHTGEKPYKCTLCDKSFSQSSHLVHHKRTHSSERPYKCAVCEKTFKHRSHLVRHMYAHSGEHHLFRCNVCELHFKESSELLQHPCTPSGERPFRCGECQKAFKRPSDLRQHERTHSAERPFKCDLCPMGFKQQYALMRHRRTHKTEEPFKCGLCEKGFGQPSHLLYHQHVHTLETLFKCPVCQKGFDQSAELLRHKCLPGAAERPFKCPVCNKAYKRASALQKHQLAHCAAAEKPLRCTLCERRFFSSSEFVQHRCDPAREKPLKCPDCEKRFKYASDLQRHRRVHTGEKPYKCPNCDKAFKQREHLNKHQGVHAREQQFKCVWCGERFLDVALLQEHSAQHSAAAAAAEGAYQVAACLP